Sequence from the Elephas maximus indicus isolate mEleMax1 chromosome 13, mEleMax1 primary haplotype, whole genome shotgun sequence genome:
GAGACCTAAGAGGAGACTATTTCCACTGGAGCAGAATGTCCTGGGTGTGGCCTTTCCTGCCCTGCACAGAGATACAGCTACAAAGAGTGGCAGACTTGGGTGCCTGGGTGGGAGGAGTGATAGTCAGCCTGAGGCCTTAGCCTTTAGGATCTTGGACCAGCAGGTTGGTACCTGAAACCTCTTCATGTCCATGACTCGTTCCAGTGAGACAGAGCAGTCTGTCCAGTACACAGTCCACTCCTCATCCTCGCCTACCTCCTTCAGGCCACACATTTGGGCTGCCCGACGCACTGTAGAGATGGAGAGGTCAGTAATGCCAACCTGGGCACCAGCAACAAGCCCTGGAACTAGCTCGGTCGGGACAGACCTGACAGGAGGGGGCAGGTTGAAGAGGGAGGTAGTTCTTACCTCAGCTCTGGAGTTTAGTGACCATGTGACAATTCCAAGTTCATGAGGCTGTCAGGGCCCTTCCAAAAATCTGTGGCAGAGAAAACTAGAGCCTGGCTCTATGCTCCTGTCAGCCTCGGTTTTCTCCCTATCTCTCAGTCAAGACTATTTTCTGGCCTGCAGAACTGCCTCTGGGAGGGCTCACACTGGCACCTCATGCTCCAAAATGCCAGTGGGATAGGAGGGGACGAAGAAGATGGCAGACCTAgctggtgatttaaaaaaaaaaaaaaattgctgagacCCCTCAAAgcttcctcaataaaactcttttaaTCTGGTCTTGTCTCGTCTCCGGTAAATCTGGGAAGGGTTGGGCAGTGGTGACTtgcagccattttttttcttgttagctCACTACCACTGAGATTAACTGGAACAGTGATCTCTCAGCTGCTAGTAGCTGAGCCAGGGGGCACCCAGGAAGTTCAGCACAGACTATGGGCCAGACCTTGTTCGCCTGACAAGATCCAGGGGCTGGGAGCATGATTAGGGGATCACCCCCTGAGTAAGAGCGCACAATGAGGTGGGTGACAAGCTCAGTGGTGTGGGTGATGGGCTGGCCGCTTACCACTCTCATACTTGCAGTTGGTCAGGTTGATGGCTAGGGGTCTGGAATAGAGGAATAACAGAAATCAGGCAGATTGGGAGGCTCCAAACCCTGGGCTGCCAGGCACCCAGATGaagagacactcaataaatacacAACACAATTGTGCTGAATTTTCTCTAGAAGTCACTTGAAGACCAGTTTATACACGccgaaaaaaaaatttccaaactaAGCCAACCCAaatgtatttgaattttgtttctgctatacCAAAATGTTAGTGATGTTCCCATATTCCCTGTTCTCTTTCACAGGCTAAAGAGAGGACCTTAGATCCCAGCCCCCTCACCTGCGAGGGGAGGCCAGGAGGTGACTCTCTAGAACCCAGCGGGTAGGGGGGTCCAGGGAATGGTTACCTGCGTTTccgttttctctttcttctcccaaCTTCTAGGTCCTCTGGGTCAGGTGGGACTATGgttttctttggaattttcttggctataatggaTAAGGGAGCCGCGTTCCCAAATACATTATAGTCAGCCTTTGAGAGTGCCTCATTAGAAGGGTTAGAAGGGATGGTGTCTTCCCCCTTAACACATTCCTCCTCAGATTCCTCTTCCTCAACATACTCTTCCTCCGATTCACTGGATTTACAGGTGCTCGACTCCATCCTCTTAGATTctgtgggagggtgggtgggagtgaATTAATAGCAGAGCTCCCCTCCAGGCCCTGGGAAGGCCTGCAGGAATCCTCCCAAAGGACCTTCATGGTGTTACAAGGGAATGTTGCTGCCCCTTCAAAACAATCCCACTACTGAATAGATGTTTCCAAGTAGGTAGATGAGGCCGTGGGATACCTATCTCAGATATAGATTCCTTGATCACAAGCCCCAATCCTTCAGGTTCACTCCATACAACACACTGGGTACATGCAGGGCAGAGTTGGCAGGGataatgacttttttttggtTGCTAAACAGTGAGAGGGATGGCTGGGAGCGCTGAGGGGGAGGGggattttgcttttaaaatagaGCTGAAGACCAAAGTTCTCCTAAGCCGACCCTTTCCCTATCACAGGACTCAGTTTCTCCACGTGTACACATAAGGGCCGGGCAACCAATGGCTACGACCCCTTGGGCTCTGTCTGCGGAGGGGGAGCCCATGGCGGACACTGCCCACCAAAGATTTCAAGGAGAGCGGAGGGGCTGCTGGGTCCGCCCCTAGGGGCCCAAGGCCGGGTTCAGCTGATGGTTCATGTCCGCTCTTCGCCCGGCTCCCGCTCCTTCCCGGGCGTCGCTGAGCGTCCGGGACCGCCTCCTCGTTCCACAGGACAGGCTGCCCCAGTCGATCGCGAGAGGGAGCCCGCTCCCCCGCGGGGCTCGCTCCTAACTCCGAGatcccggcggcggcggcggcgcctcCAAGAGCAAGCCGgcagccgccgccgccgtcgCCATGGACACGAAGGCGGCCCCCATTGGAGAATCGTTCTGGGGGCGGGGCCTCCCCATGAACCACACCCACTTCGGCACCGCCCGTGGCCATCTTCGGCAAGAGAAGCAAGCGTTTGCCTTCTGGGACTGGTGGTGGAGCTCCTTCGAGCTCGCGACCCAATTACCCCTGCGGCTGACATGATGCGTCGTGGGACTTGTTGACGCCAAATCCAACCTCTCCACCCTCCTTCCTTGAGCCCGTGGGCTAGTCTGGTATTTGGCCACGTCTGTGTTCGGGACAAATACCTGCCTGCCTTTCTTCAATTTTTCAATAACCAAGCCTTGAGCAGCCTCTGCACTAGGGAGAGACAGCTGTGATTAGCACACATGGCCACTCGTTTCTACCCTGCGGGGGTGCTCATCCTGGCTAAGACAGATCACTTAACTAAGCAATAACAAAACAGCTTTATCAGAGTGCTCCTCCACTGCCACCTAGTCTTCCTGACATCCATCCACTTACCTGACTGCTGCTCCCCACCTTCACCATACTCACCCCAACTTGTCACTTTAAGATTATCCTGTgtggacacttcactaaagaagacattcaggtacataacagatacctgaggaaatgctcacaatcattagccgttagagaaatgcaaatcaaaactacaatgaggttccctctccaacaaggctagcattaatccaaaaaacacaaaataatagatgtcagagaggttgtggcaagactgggacacttatacactgctggtgggaatgtgaaatggtacaaccactttggaaatcggtttggcacttccttaaaaagctagaaatagaactaccataggatccagcaaacccactccttggaatatatcctagagaaataagagcctttacatgaacagatatatgcatgcccatgttcactgcagcactgtttacaataaaaagatggaagcaaccaacatgcccatcaatgaatggataaattatggtatattcacacaatggaatattatgcattgataaagaacaatgataaatccatgaaacacttcataacatggaggaatctggaaggcattatgctgaatgaaattagtcagctgcaaaaggacaaatattgtataagactacagttataagaactagagaaacagtttaaacagagaagagaatattctttgatggttatgaggaggggagggagggagggaggaagaggggttttcactaatcacatagtagataagagctattttaggtgaaggggaagacagcacacaatacaggcgaggtcagcacaactggactaaaccaaaagtaaaggagtttcctgaataaactgaaagcttcgaaggccagcgtagcaagggtggggatttggggaccatggtttcaggggcatctaagtcaactggcataataaaatctattaagaaaacattctgcatcccactttggagagtggtgtctggggtcttaaacattagcaagcggccatctaagatgcatcaattgatctcaacccacctggagcaaaggagaaagaagaacaccaaagacacaaggtaattacaagcccaagaggcagaaagggcaacataaagcagagactacatcagcctgagaccagaagaactagatagtgcccggctacagccgatgactgtcctgacagggaacacaacaaagaacccctgagggagcaggagagcagtgggatgcagaccccaaattctcataaaaagaccaaacttaatggtctgagactagaatgaccctggaggtcatggttcccagacatTCTAAGACAGGAAGTATTCCTCAAgctaactcttcaaacagggattggacttgactatgcgatagacaatgatactggtgaagaatgagcttcttggatcaagtagacacatgagactatgttggcatctcctgtctgaaagggagaggagagggtagagggggtcagaagctggctgaatggacacgaaaagagagagtggagggaaggagtgtgctgtctcattagggggagagcaattaggagtatatagtaaggtgtttataaatttttgtatgagagtctgatttgatttgtaaattttcacttaaagcacacacacacacaaaatatcctGCGTGGCTAAATCCAGAGGACACTTTAAAAATatccctcctttaaaaaaaaatggacatttCTAATTCATAGCTTTCATAATCTTTATTTAGTGTATGATCTCTCAATTACTGCTTCCTTGAAATGCCTTTGACTTTTACAAGTCATGTttctcattctttcaacaaatatttagtgtTCCAGGAACTGGACCACCATTATTTCTTGCCCAAATTGCCACCTTTCGGAGACTCTATTCTTCCCTTCTTGATCCACCCATCCATCTTCCCCTTTGCAGCTTGGGTTTTCTTCCTAAAATGTAAACCTGTTACTCTCTACTTCAAAACTCTTCAAGTTTTCCCGTTAGATTAAGCCCTAAAACCCCATGGATATGAGGCCCTCCATCAAGAGGCTAACCCTCCACAGGCAAAGGAGTAGAGTAGTCCTCGTCTGGATCAGCACTTCCCACCCTGCCTGAAGCCCTGCTTCTTTAACTAGAACTTGGAATACAAAGGGTTCCCTAGGTGTTCTATATTTAAGCTCTGAAAAAGCTTCAGTCCAAACCCCCTTCTTCAAGATTCACAAGTCATATAAATGGCTGAGAAGTACCTACCTTAAAGAAAACCCActtgacttttttcctttttttatggaAAAACTTATTTGGGCCAAGGAAGGATTTCCTCTGAACGCCAGCCCTAGGGAGAAACTGGGAAATGGGCTCATCACCTTGAACACAAAATCCACTTTGCTGCAGTGATCATCTGTACTGTCTTCAGAGAGCAAGCAGGTAAAATAAAGTGATTTTTTGGAGTATGTATATGCAAAGGCTTGCAGAAAGTGACAGTAAACTAAAGTTATTGCAACTTCCCCAAAATTTGAGTGACCAAAAAATTCTGATAGACTGTTGAactgtttttcttattaaatgagTTATGGGTATGTATTCTGCCTTATCCCTGCCCAGAATTCTGCCTTTGTAAcatcttttgggatataaaaccTCTAAATTTTTACATAAATGCTTCATACAGGGCCAGGGGCCCCCTTGTTGGGAAAGAAAGGAGCCAAAACCTCTACTGGGAGGCTAGGCTGGCCAGGGGGAAGCCCTTTCAGCTGACAGCTAGTACCTACCTCTGTGAGCCtcttctgatctcccaccttgtCAGCAGAGATTCTTGTTCCCCAAGGTGTTTGGGGCAGCAGTGGTGGCAGTAAAGATCATCTCTGTTGAGATCCGGACCCacagtttcttttggttttgttatgtaACAACAATCAAGGGAAATCCAAGGAGAATGGGATTTTTACACACAAATCTGCTACCATAGGTCCCCAGGTAGCGTAAATGGtttgcgctcagctactaactgaaagtttggcggttcgaacccacccagtggtgctgtggaagaaagactatagccaagaaaacccaatggagctcagttctactctgttaactcatggggtcgccatgagtcagaattgactcaacagcaaaaggtttAGTTTCTTGTTTTAGTCTCTTACAATACCACCTACTGACATCTCCTCTGGAACCAATATGAAAAGCTCTGGAATAATAGGACAGAACAAAGCAATGAGATGAAAATTTCCCAGACTGACTCAGATGGAAGTGGAGGAGCAAGGACTTAGCTGTAGATTTTATGAAGGGCCTACATTGTGAGGAGCTTGCGAGGTACCTGGGAAAGACCCCAGAGGGACTGGCTGAGGCTCACCACCCATGAACTGTTAAGGACAGCACCACCCACCATGGGAGCCACTGACTGGAAGGGCAGTCACAAGTACAAACTGTCCCAGCTCAGCTCCTGTAGCCTAACTACCTATGCCCCCATCCCAGCTCCATCCCTCATGAGCTGtctgaccttgggtaagttactaaATATCTGTTAGCctccatcttttcatttgttaaaCGGGGCATTAGGAAGGCCAGTAAAGTTGTTGCCTTGTTTTCAGTGTTGGGGCTAGGCAGGTGAAGGATGTGATATAAATCAGGCATGTGGGAATGGAGCAGGGCAGACTGTAAGGAAGGGACAAAGAAGTAAGAGCGGTGGGTAATGAGAGAACAAGCAGAGAAGTGAGAACAGAGCAAGGGGGCACGCATGCTGGAGGCACATAAACTATCACTTGCCAAAGACCTGATGTTAAAGGACGAGAAAAGTCCACTCATCACCATATTcttctttaaaatcaggaatgtgtAACTTTCATACACACACTCCCTTAACAATCGGTTTGACATCTCTGTAGtaaaaggagaaaggagagaagcaGCAGATACAACCACGAGGGCTCAttcgttagatttattccaaggcttctctcttttaaagaCCACTTATCAGTCTTTATGCCTTCCTTTCGGCTGAGACAGGTGAGAAGGCAGTCATGACAATGCCCAATGGCCATATGGACAGGCCTCTGGAAAAGGACTAAGATCAGTAGAAAATAAATACCTTGGTAAGGATTACTGCTCCTCCTGGGCCACCAGGGCCACAAGTGCTGCCCGGACCTCTTCTGCCTGGGCAGGAGGCAGCAGACAGTCCTGGATAAGGGTCAGCGCAGCTGCCTCTGTCAGGCTGGTGAAGTCCTGGGAGGTTTTGACAGGGAGATGCCCGGCCAGCTCACAGAGGGCAACATTGAAAGCCTCGCCTTCCTTTATTCCAAAGCTGGACTTCCGGGCCCAGAGAATGACGCGGACCCCTGTGAGGGCTGAGGAAGGTGATGTCTTTCCAGGCGGGGCCCCCCGGGTCACAAACAAGTTATGTGCAATCTCGTGGTCAGTCAGGTAGTCAGTGGCCCGACATACCCTGCTTACCAAGGCTTCCAAGTCAGGTCCTGGGCTGCTAGTGTAAAAGAGGAAGCCAGGAGCTGGGAGGGCCTGGAGCAGATACAGATGGCCCCCTGGGTCTAGAGGCTTGCTCGGCGCCCCCTCCACGGGCAGTCTGTGGGCCAGGTAATAGCCATGCAAGTGTAGGTGGTTCACTGAGGCCAAGCCACCCAGGCTGTTGAAGCCAACACGGAAGCCTGGGTGTAGGCTCAGCAGCACAGCCTCAACCCCGGCCCGCAGTGCACCTGGCAGCAGGCGCTGGGGGAGCCCCAGGGCAGGCTTGGGCACCAGCAGCACGTGGCCCCACTCTAGAGGGCTGACATTGATCATCACGAGGATGTCCTCTTGCTGGAGAGCACTGGGCAAATCAGGTTCTCGGTGCAAACGAAAGAGGATTTCTCCTGGTCGAACCTTGTTGAAGTTAAACTGTTCCGGGTCAAATGCCTGCCTCACGCTCTTGATGCTCTGGGGGCGCCTTCTCTGCACCCCTCGCTCCACATTCAGCTGAGCCACAAAACCCACAGCACCAGGGAGGGTTTGGGTCTGCAATTCCCCCAGGTGGTAACGAAATAGGCCCAGCTCCATCCGCTGCCTCCAGGCAGAACAGACTGCAGAGTCGAAGCGAGACAGCGGCAGAACCCCTGGAACGGCAGATGTATTCCTGGGCCACTGAATCCCTCCCGCCAGGAGTTCCTCCTGCCCATAGACAAAGTCAGGAATGCCTTGTCCTGCCCAGTCCTCCTTGTTTGGAGGCAGCAAATACAAAGCTTCATTTGAGTCGTGTGGAATAGCCATGGAACTGACCTGAAACAATCAAAGAGGTGAAAAATGCATGATGCCTTCTCATCTCcaaataatttttacagaaatcaTATATGCCTTTGGTAAcatccatatggggcagttctactttctcctacaggatcaccatgagttggaattgatggcaatgggttttggtttttggtaaactATTTAGAAAATAGAGAAATCACTAATAATTCTATGACTCGCAAATAAGCATATATTTTTGCTGGCTTAAAATTATCaacttttttttgctttgtaaaaGTTACAGATACAGATACAACCCTTATTCCAACACCCAGGGGGAAAACGTCACAATTTACATTTTGGCATCTACAGCTTCATTTTTACGTACAATGGATCTTGATTTTTTAACCAATCTTCAGTTGTTACACACAGAGGTTGTTATCAATTTCATACTATTACacacaacattgcaaagaacatcCACGTACATTCACCTTTGCAcactttttcctttaaaataaattcCCAGTAGAGCACTGGGTCAGAGCAGACCCATGGCTAAGGCTTTGGATACACACTCTGTCAAAGTGCCCAGCAGAGAACTGTGCCAGTGTATGAGTGCCCAGGGCATCAAAGCTGACCGCTCCTTTGTGGGAAGAGCTTTTCCACTGCTCTGTAGTGATTCCACGTGGCTGTGCATAGAACCATTTGAGTGAGGACAGCCCAATTCCTGTGTAATTGCCTAGGGCCAGTCCTTCAAGGGGGAAGTTGGTGCCTGTCTTCATCTCTCATTGGCCTTCTGGAGCCCTGTGGATGCAGAGATGTCAGGGAGAGAGGCCCAGGTGGAGCTTCAGAAGGAGGCATTACCTTGTTGGAGTTGCTTCAGTTCAAGTTTGGGTTCTCACAGCTTTCCTGGTCCAAAAGCTTCACAATAACAAAACAGAAAGGCAACATAAAAAGCATATGAAATGACCTACCAAAAGTGAAgcataattttgaaaataaaatgtgaagTCTTATTCTATTAAAAGTGAGCCTCAAAATGGATTTAAGAAATCCAGCCATTTGCTATATATCTGTGCTATATCTGAGACAGCATTTGGTTACTCACtctctcattcactcattcagagTCAAACGCCCACCTCATGCCTCCTCCAATGTTCTGGGGGGTGCCTCTTCTATACACCTTGCTTCACATTCAGTTGAGCCACAAAATCCAAGTGTTTGTGAAGTGCCTACAATGTATGAGGCACTGAGGGCAGTAACATGTACCATGgacaaggtccctgtcatcaTGGACCTTACATTTTTGTGGTGGAATCAGACAATAAGCAAGAATAAACAAGTTAACGTCCCAGGGTGATAAGCACTTTGTGGAACATAAAcaagtgatacaacagaatgtaacTAGGTGGTAGGGATCAGGGTCCCTGTTAAATAAGAGGGCAGGACAGGGTTCTCTGAGATGACAGCTGAGACATGAAGGATGAGAAGAAGTCatcaaggaagaaggaaagcaaaTTCTGGGCAGAGGGAACTGCAAGTCCAAGGCCCTGAGTCAGGCAGGAGCCTGGCCTGTTAAAGGACCAGAGAGGAGGCCAATGTCAATGGAGCATGGCAGACAAAGGGGAGAGGGTCCAGGATGAGGCTGTAGAAGGTGGGGGACATATGCGGCATGGTCAGAAGCTTGGAGTTTATTCTAAATATAATAAGAAATTACCGGCAGGTTCTAAGCAGGAGAATGATCTTTTATGTTATAAACGTTTTCTGTTATGTGGAAAATGAATTGTTGGGGAGCAGGAGGGGATGCAGAGAGAGACTATTGAAGAGGCCATTCCAGTGGCCAGGAAAGAGATGTGGGAGCATTGGACTGCAGTGATGGCAATGGAGAGGAACAGGGGATTTAAGTCAAGTTTTGGAGGCTGAACCAACAAGATCTGCTGATGTGTTAGCTatagaaactgaagagaattaggGGTGACTTGGCTTCAGACACTAGGTTGATTGTTGAGGTGTTTACAGAGATGGGGAAACTAGGGAGACGGATGGGATTAGGTTGGCTAGAGGAGGAGGGAAATCAAGAACTCAATTTTGATTATTCAGTTTGAGATGTTCCCTGGGCATACAAGAAGAGAGGTTGTATAAGCAGCTGGATAGTCAAGCCTGGAGCTCAGGGTAGGGTCCAGACTAGTGAGTGGATCATAAATAATCAAGTATAATCAAGTATctcccctacgtgtctgtcagttggttgtactgtgggggcttgtgtgttgctgggatgctggaagctatgccacaggtattcagatatcagcagggtcacccatggaggacaggtttcagctgagtttccagactaagacagactaggaagaaggacccggcagtctacttctgaaaagcattagccagtgaaaaccttatgaataccagcagaacactgtctgatatactgctggaagatgagccccccaagttggaaggcactcaaaagatgactggggaagagctgcctcctcaaagtagagtcgaccttaaggacgtggatggagtaaagctttcgggaccttcattcgctgatgtggcacgactcaaaatgagaagaaacagctgcaaacatccattagtaatcggaaccttgaatgtatgaagtgtgaatctaggaaaatgggaaactgtcaaaaatgaaatggaacgcataaacatcgatatcctaggcattagtgagctggaatggatggatactggccattttgaattggacaatcatatagtctactatgctgggaatgacaacttgaagaggaatggtgttgcgttcatcgtcaaaaagaatgtttcaagatctatc
This genomic interval carries:
- the GDPGP1 gene encoding GDP-D-glucose phosphorylase 1 isoform X2, which encodes MAIPHDSNEALYLLPPNKEDWAGQGIPDFVYGQEELLAGGIQWPRNTSAVPGVLPLSRFDSAVCSAWRQRMELGLFRYHLGELQTQTLPGAVGFVAQLNVERGVQRRRPQSIKSVRQAFDPEQFNFNKVRPGEILFRLHREPDLPSALQQEDILVMINVSPLEWGHVLLVPKPALGLPQRLLPGALRAGVEAVLLSLHPGFRVGFNSLGGLASVNHLHLHGYYLAHRLPVEGAPSKPLDPGGHLYLLQALPAPGFLFYTSSPGPDLEALVSRVCRATDYLTDHEIAHNLFVTRGAPPGKTSPSSALTGVRVILWARKSSFGIKEGEAFNVALCELAGHLPVKTSQDFTSLTEAAALTLIQDCLLPPAQAEEVRAALVALVAQEEQ
- the GDPGP1 gene encoding GDP-D-glucose phosphorylase 1 isoform X1, with protein sequence MKTGTNFPLEGLALGNYTGIGLSSLKWFYAQPRGITTEQWKSSSHKGAVSFDALGTHTLAQFSAGHFDRVSSMAIPHDSNEALYLLPPNKEDWAGQGIPDFVYGQEELLAGGIQWPRNTSAVPGVLPLSRFDSAVCSAWRQRMELGLFRYHLGELQTQTLPGAVGFVAQLNVERGVQRRRPQSIKSVRQAFDPEQFNFNKVRPGEILFRLHREPDLPSALQQEDILVMINVSPLEWGHVLLVPKPALGLPQRLLPGALRAGVEAVLLSLHPGFRVGFNSLGGLASVNHLHLHGYYLAHRLPVEGAPSKPLDPGGHLYLLQALPAPGFLFYTSSPGPDLEALVSRVCRATDYLTDHEIAHNLFVTRGAPPGKTSPSSALTGVRVILWARKSSFGIKEGEAFNVALCELAGHLPVKTSQDFTSLTEAAALTLIQDCLLPPAQAEEVRAALVALVAQEEQ